TCGCGGTCTTGCTGGCGTTGCTCGGGAGGCTGGCAACGGCGACACCCACCCGGTCACACGTTTCGGCGGTGGTCAGCTGCGGCGAGGAGCAAGCTGATGCCGTGGCAAGCAGCCCGGCAGCGATCAGGACAGTGGTGAGTTTCTTCATGATTCCCTCAATAGTCGGCGCGTCCCTTCGATTGTAAACAGAGCAAGGGCGAGGCCGCGCATTGGGACCCGTATCGAACAGCACCCCTCCCTGGCCTAGGCTGGAGAACATGGCGATCATTCACAAGGCAACCCTGTCCCCGTCCAAGCTCGAACTCATCGCTGGTTACCTGCCGACGCAGCCCTGGTTCATCCAGGATGGCGCCCCGGAGCTCGTTGGGGCTTACCGTTTTGACGACCCCGCTGGCGAGGTCGGACTCGAGACGCATGTCGTCGCCGCGGGAGAACGTATCTACCAGGTCCCCCTGAGCTACAGGGGTTATGAACTGGCCGGCGCTCAAGAATGGCTCATCGGCACCATGGAACACTCCGTCCTCGGCAAGAGGTGGGTCTATGACGCCTGCGCCGATCCCGTTTATGTCAAAGCCCTCGCCACGGCAATCCTCACGGGCCAGGAAGAAGCCGCACTGATCGTCGACGGCGAGCGTGAGCCCCGGCCCAGCACGGTTAACGTGAAGGGAAGCGGAACGCTCGACGCCGGTGTTCCCGCCTTAAGTGCCTCGGCCCCGGTATCGGGCAGTGGCGTGACCATCATTGACGCAGGTGAGCTTCGCTTGAAGGTTGCCCGGGTTGTGGATGTCGCCGCTGAGGTCCACAGCGAGTTGATCCTCACCGGCAAGTGGGCCGGTCTGGAGAACCCGGTGGAGCTGGCAGCCCTCGTGCATTCCTAAAGGGGCACCGCGCCTAAAGGGCATTGTGTTGGGGCACCTGTTGGTCCAGCAGCCCTCGGCGTAGTCTGGCAACGGGGCCATCTACTCTGTGAAGGGTTCACATGTACAAAGCACAAAACATCATTCCCGCAGTCCAGGACCTCGCCGGCGAGTGGGTGAAGCATGCTGCTGAGGGCACGTCGTCACAAGCGGATGCAGTTGTGGGATGGGCGTTGTCCCGGATCAATCATGCCGATGTCCCGTCAGTGGTGCACGGCGTCATGCTCACGCTGACTGGAAACCGTAAGGCCGCAAAAAGGGCTCAGCGTACAGCTGCCAGAGCCGTAAAGAGGACAACGCAGACTTTGAGTCGGCGAACCAGTCAGCGGAGTTCACGCCGTGGCGGATGGCTGGTTGCCCTTGCTGCGGCTGGCGTCGGGGCGGGCCTGGTGCTCGCATGGCGGATGATGGTGCCTCCCGGCGAGCCCGTCCCTGCCAAGCCAGCGACGCAGACGACCGCTTCCACCCAGGGCGACCCCGCTGCGTCGTCTACGGAAGTGCCCCCGGAGACGTACTGAAGCTGCCGGATCTCTGCCGTATTAGTCCGGCTTGCCGTCTTCGTGTCGCCGTGTCCTTCTCCTGAGGACCATCCGGCTGAACAGTAAGTAGGCGCCTGCTCCTGCCAGCAGGAATCCGACCACACCCACAATGACGAGTTGCGTGATGATGCCGGCAATGACCATCGCGAAACCGGCCAAAACTGTCAGGACACCAAAAACTGAGCGCGCCACCGCACCGCGCGGGCGCCCCGACTTCAGCTGAAGGTCCAAGTCAGGATCCGATGAAGCGAGATCCCTCTCAAGCTCTTCCAAACTCCTGCGTTCTTCATCCGACAACGACATCGGAATCTTCCCTCACTACACGAGCATGGGACGCTTTCCAGCGCCTACACGCCAACCACCAGCACGTGCCCTTCTTGCCGTGCTATGACTTTATTATCGTCCTTTTGTGGCCACTATCCACAGCTGAAGCCAGCCTGAACAGACCTACCCGGCTTTGGGTGCCGGGGCCGTCTCGTTGAGTACGCGCAGCGCGTTGAGCGTACGGGGGTACCCGATATAGGGCAGCAATTGCGTGATGACGTCGAGCATCACCCCGCGGCTGTTTCCTACGTTCAGATTGGCCATAACGTGCCCCTTGACCTGTGGCTCGCAGCCGCCAAGGGAAATGAGCATGGACAGTGTGAGGAGTTCACGCGTGGGAACGTCGATGCCGGTACGTGTCAGAAAATCACCGAAGCAGTTTCCCGCCAGGTAGTCCTGGAAGTGCATCTCATCAGCGGAAGCAGCGGCACGCATGTCATCGATGCGTTCTGCGCCTGCGATCTCCCTCTGGATAGCCAGGCCTTTCTCCCCCCGGTCTTTCGGCGTGGTGGTGGACTGGCCCGTCACCGGCAGCTCCACCCCGTACTCCTTGAGGATTTCGTTGGTGGCGTGCAAGAAATCGGAAACTCTGCCCATGCCGACATACGGGACTGCTTGGTAGACAAGTTCCTTCACCTCTACCGGGGTCACCCCCACCGTAAGGGCGGCGCCTAGCAACGCGCAGTACTCTCCCAGTCCTTGCGACGCGATAAGAGAGGCGAGCTGAACCATGAGCCTCGTCCTGGTTTCCAGTTTTCCGTGACTCAAAACCTCGTCGAAGGCGAAGTTGTTGAAAACCTCCACGAGCTCGGGGTCGGTAACAGCCAAGGCGGGCAGCTGACCGGGGAAGAGTTCGTCGTGATTGCGTTGTGCGGTTTCGCTGGGTGCCATCGTGGGCCTCTCTTTCATTGAATCATTAGGCGATGTCATTGCCGGCCACGGGCCTGGGCC
This window of the Arthrobacter sp. StoSoilB5 genome carries:
- a CDS encoding DUF3040 domain-containing protein, with translation MSLSDEERRSLEELERDLASSDPDLDLQLKSGRPRGAVARSVFGVLTVLAGFAMVIAGIITQLVIVGVVGFLLAGAGAYLLFSRMVLRRRTRRHEDGKPD
- a CDS encoding carboxymuconolactone decarboxylase family protein — translated: MAPSETAQRNHDELFPGQLPALAVTDPELVEVFNNFAFDEVLSHGKLETRTRLMVQLASLIASQGLGEYCALLGAALTVGVTPVEVKELVYQAVPYVGMGRVSDFLHATNEILKEYGVELPVTGQSTTTPKDRGEKGLAIQREIAGAERIDDMRAAASADEMHFQDYLAGNCFGDFLTRTGIDVPTRELLTLSMLISLGGCEPQVKGHVMANLNVGNSRGVMLDVITQLLPYIGYPRTLNALRVLNETAPAPKAG